GCCCGGATGGCGTCCCGCGCCGTCCCTTCGGCGGCCAGTTCAGGGGTCACCTCGGTGTCGAGGACGAGGAAGCCGCCACCCGGCAGGACCGTCACGGCCTTCGACGCGGCGTCGTTGCCCTCCACCACGGTGTCGAGCGTGTACTCGTGCGGCTCGAGGGCGAGTCCCCCGGCGGTGACACCGCCGTCGTCGTCCACGGACCAGTCCCCCGACTTCGAGGCCTTGATGACGGCCTGGACGTTCTTGCCGAGGCGGGGGCCGGCCGCCCTGGCGTTGACGACGAGGCGCTGCGCGATGCCGAACTCGGCCGGCTCGGCGTCCGCGGAGTCGACCAGGCGCACGTCCTTGAGGTTCAGTTCATCGGCGATGATCGAGGCGTACTGCCCGGTGAGGCCTTCGGCGCCGGGCGCGACGACGGTCAGCTCCCGCAGCGGCAGCCGCACGCGGAGGTTGGCCGCCTTGCGGAGGCTCGATCCGACGGAGCAGACCTGGCGGGTCCGGTCCATCTGCTCCACGAGGTCGGGAGCGGCGGGGAACGACGCCGCCTCGGGCCAGTCGGTGAGGTGCACGGACCGGCCGCCGGTGAGGCCGCGCCAGATCTCCTCGGTGACGAGCGGCAGCAGCGGTGCCGCCACCCGGCACACCGCCTCCAAGCACGTGTACAGGACGTCGAAGGCGTCGGTGTCCTCGTCGAAGAACCGCTGGCGGCTCCGGCGGACGTACCAGTTGGTGAGCGTGTCGAGGTAGCGTCGCAGCGACTCGCACGCGTCGCTGATCGTGAACGCGTCGAGCGCCTCGGTGAGGTCCCTCACGAGGTTGCCGGTGTTCGCGAGGATGTAGCGGTCGATCGGCTCCGCGAGCTGCGCGGCAGCCTCCGGGGTGACGGTCTTCGCCTCGTAGCCCGCTCCGCCGTTCGCGGCGTTGGTGTAGAGGCTGAAGAAGTGCCAGACGTTCCACAGCGGCAGGATCACCTGGCGGACGCCGTCGCGGATGCCCTGCTCGGTGACCACGAGGTTGCCGCCCCGGAGGATCGGGGAGGCCATGAGGAACCAGCGCATCGCGTCGGAGCCGTCGCGGTCGAACACCTCGGAGACGTCCGGGTAGTTGCGGAGGCTCTTGGACATCTTCTGCCCGTCCGAACCGAGCACGATCCCATGGCTGATGACGTTGCGGAACGCGGGGCGGTCGAACAACGCGGTGGACAGGATGTGCAGCATGTAGAACCAGCCGCGCGTCTGCCCGATGTACTCGACGATGAAGTCCGCCGGGTTGTGCGTGTCGAACCACTGCTCGTTCTCGAACGGGTAGTGCACCTGGCCGAAGGGCATCGACCCGGAGTCGAACCAGACGTCCAGCACGTCCTCGACGCGCCGCATGGTCGACCGACCGGTCGGATCGTCCGGGTTGGGGCGCGTCAGCTCGTCGATGAAGGGGCGGTGGAGGTCCACCTCGCCCTGCTTGTTCAGCGGGAGCCTGCCGAAGTCGGCCTGCAGCTCGGCGAGTGAGCCGTACACGTCCGTGCGGGGGTGTTCCGGGTCGTCGGACTGCCAGACCGGGATGGGGCTGCCCCAGAAGCGGTTGCGGCTGATGGACCAGTCGCGTGCATTGGAGAGCCACTTGCCGAACTGGCCGTCCTTGACGTTGCCGGGGATCCAGGTGATGTCCTGGTTCAGCTCCACCATGCGGTCGCGGATCTTGGTGACCTCGACGTACCAGGACGACACGGCCCGGTAGATGAGCGGGTTCCGGCACCGCCAGCAGTGCGGGTAGCTGTGGACGTAGCTGGACTGGCGCACCAGGCGCCCCTCGGACTTCAGGACGCGCGTGATGTGCCGGTTCGCCTCGAAGACCTGCAGGCCGACGACCTCCGCGAGCGGGCCCTTGCCGAACAGCGGCAGGAACTTCGCGCCCTCGTCGACGGAGAGGATCACCTGGATGCCGGCGTCCTCGCAGACCTTCTGGTCCTCCTCGCCGTACGCGGGCGCCTGGTGCACGAGCCCGGTGCCGTCCGTCGTCGTGACGTAGTCGGCCACGAGGATGCGGAAGGCGTTGCGGTACCCGCCCTCCTCCGGATCGGCGAGGTAGTCCCACAGGGGCTCGTAGGTGAGCCCTTCCAGCTCGGTGCCCACGTGGCGCGAGGTCACGGCGTCGCGGGCGGCGGCGGCGTCGGCGAACCCGAGGTCCTTGGCATAGTTGCCGAGCAGATCCTCCGCGAGGAGGTAGCGGGCCGCCTGGCCGTCGTGCTCGCCCTCGACGACGACGTAGGTGATGTCCGGCCCGACGGCGAGCGCCGCGTTGGTGGGCAGGGTCCAGGGCGTGGTGGTCCAGGCGAGGGCCCGGACGCCGGCGAGTTCCTTCGACAGCTCGGTGGCGCCGGCGAGGAGGGGGAAGGTCACCGTGACGGTCTGGTCCTGGCGGTCCTGGTAGACGTCCTCGTCCATGCGGAGCTCATGGTTGGACAGCGGTGTCTCGTCGTTCCAGCAGTACGGCAGCACGCGGTACCCGTTGTACGTCAGGCCCTTCTCGTGAAGGGTCTTGAACGCCCAGAGGACGGACTCCATGTACTCCGGGTTGAGGGTCTTGTAGTCGTTGTCGAAGTCCACCCAGCGGGCCTGGCGGGTCACGTAGTCGCGCCACTCCCCCGCGTACTTCATGACGGAGGCGCGGGAGGCCTCGTTGAACTTGTCGATGCCCATGGCGAGGATCTGCTGCTTGTCGGTCATGCCGAGCTGCTTCATCGCCTCGAGCTCGGCGGGCAGGCCGTGGGTGTCCCAGCCGAAGCGCCGCTCCACGCGGTGTCCGCGCTGCGTCTGGTAGCGGCCCACGAGGTCCTTGGCGTAGCCGGTGAGGAGGTGGCCGTAGTGCGGCAGGCCGTTGGCGAAGGGCGGGCCGTCGTAGAACACGAACTCGTTGGAGCCGTCCACCCCGGCGTCGCGGTTGTCGATGGACGCCTGGAACGTGCCGTCCTTCTCCCAGTAGCGGAGGACTCGCTGCTCGAGCTCCGGGAAGCTCGGGGACGCGCCCGTCCCGGAGGAAGGGGTCCCGGCGTCGTCGGGCGACACTGCTTTGGGGTAGATCTGCGGCATTGTTCTCATCCTGTGTACGGCGGCGTGGGGTGGGGAGTCCTGCCGTGAGGACGGGAGCCTGCCCGGCCCGCCGCCGGTTGCCTGACCGGCCGCAGGGGAACTGGACCCGCGGTACCACCTCACTTGCCGCCGTCGTCCGCCATGCCGCTCGTCGCGGGCACTGCGGGCGGGGCCGCCGCTCGTTTCCAGGCTGTGACGGGCCACCCCGTCCGGTTCTACGGGCCGCCGCGCGGGCGGGCCTTTCTTCCGGAAGCTCACCGGTGATCGCCGGGTCGATGCTTGTCCTGCCAGTCTAGCGCCGGGGCGAATTCGTTGTCGAAAGGGCGACCGCACACCGCGCGGGTGCGTGGGCGGGCGGAAAGTCGTTGTGGTCGCGGCTCCTCGTTGGCACGCTGGGAGGGCACCCCCCGAGCAACAGGATGGACACCGCATGCCGACCACCACCCTCCCCACCGCGACGACGCTGGACACCGCCCGCCTGCTGCTGGGGGTCCTCCTGCCCACCATCGCCAAGGGGCCCATCGTCCGCAGGCCGTGGGCGGTGCGGCTCACGGCGCGCCTCGACCTGGACACGAGGGCCGTGGACATCGTCCGGAGAGTCCATGCGCGGTACCCGGAGGGCCCGCTGATGCTGAAGCTGCCCGTACGGAAGCAGGCGATGGTCCTGGCCCCCGGGGACGTGGACACCGTCCTGGCACAGTCGCCGGAGCCCTTCTCCCCGGCCAGCAGCGAGAAGCGCGCGGCGCTGTCCCATTTCCAGCCCGCCAACGTGCTGGTCTCCCGCGGTCCCGTCCGCACCGTGCGCCGCGCCCTCCAGGAGCAGGTCCTGGACACGGCTCATCCGGTGCACCGCCTCGCCGACCGCTTCGTCCCGGTCGTGGAGGAGGAGATGCAGCACCTGATGTGTGCCGCCGCCCGCAGCGGCACCCTCCCGTGGGGCGAGTTCCTCGACGCCTGGTACCGCGTGGTGCGGCGGGTGGTCTTCGGCGACCACGCGCGGGACGACAAGGAC
This genomic interval from Arthrobacter agilis contains the following:
- the ileS gene encoding isoleucine--tRNA ligase, yielding MRTMPQIYPKAVSPDDAGTPSSGTGASPSFPELEQRVLRYWEKDGTFQASIDNRDAGVDGSNEFVFYDGPPFANGLPHYGHLLTGYAKDLVGRYQTQRGHRVERRFGWDTHGLPAELEAMKQLGMTDKQQILAMGIDKFNEASRASVMKYAGEWRDYVTRQARWVDFDNDYKTLNPEYMESVLWAFKTLHEKGLTYNGYRVLPYCWNDETPLSNHELRMDEDVYQDRQDQTVTVTFPLLAGATELSKELAGVRALAWTTTPWTLPTNAALAVGPDITYVVVEGEHDGQAARYLLAEDLLGNYAKDLGFADAAAARDAVTSRHVGTELEGLTYEPLWDYLADPEEGGYRNAFRILVADYVTTTDGTGLVHQAPAYGEEDQKVCEDAGIQVILSVDEGAKFLPLFGKGPLAEVVGLQVFEANRHITRVLKSEGRLVRQSSYVHSYPHCWRCRNPLIYRAVSSWYVEVTKIRDRMVELNQDITWIPGNVKDGQFGKWLSNARDWSISRNRFWGSPIPVWQSDDPEHPRTDVYGSLAELQADFGRLPLNKQGEVDLHRPFIDELTRPNPDDPTGRSTMRRVEDVLDVWFDSGSMPFGQVHYPFENEQWFDTHNPADFIVEYIGQTRGWFYMLHILSTALFDRPAFRNVISHGIVLGSDGQKMSKSLRNYPDVSEVFDRDGSDAMRWFLMASPILRGGNLVVTEQGIRDGVRQVILPLWNVWHFFSLYTNAANGGAGYEAKTVTPEAAAQLAEPIDRYILANTGNLVRDLTEALDAFTISDACESLRRYLDTLTNWYVRRSRQRFFDEDTDAFDVLYTCLEAVCRVAAPLLPLVTEEIWRGLTGGRSVHLTDWPEAASFPAAPDLVEQMDRTRQVCSVGSSLRKAANLRVRLPLRELTVVAPGAEGLTGQYASIIADELNLKDVRLVDSADAEPAEFGIAQRLVVNARAAGPRLGKNVQAVIKASKSGDWSVDDDGGVTAGGLALEPHEYTLDTVVEGNDAASKAVTVLPGGGFLVLDTEVTPELAAEGTARDAIRAIQQARRDANLDISDRIGTTIGVAPAQVAALEANAGLIRAETLTVDLRVEAVEGSGNDFTITVAKQEQQNG